The genomic segment TGAAGACCCGATCTATATCGAGACAGCCCGCACGGTCGGACGCATGCTTGCGGAACGCGGCATTGGTGTCGTCTATGGCGGTGGCCGGTTGGGGTTGATGGGCGCGGTTGCCGATTCGGCCTTGGCGGCGGGCGGCGAAGTGATCGGTATCATTCCGGAAGCGTTGGTCGGTGCCGAAGTCGCACATAAAGGCTGCACCGAATTGCACGTTGTATCGGGAATGCATGAACGCAAGGCGCGCTTCACCGATTTGTCCGACGGGTTCATCACTATTCCGGGCGGCGTCGGCACGATGGATGAATTGTGGGAAGCGATAAGCTGGTCGCAATTGGGCTATCATCAAAAACCCGTGGGTGTCTTGAATGTGGCGGGCTTTTACGACCAGCTGATCGCGTTTAACGCGAAGATGATCGATGTAGGGTTCATCCGGCCGCAGCATGCAGGGATCATGATCGTCGATGAAACGCTCGATGGCCTGCTCGGCAAAATGGCGGCCTATGTCCCGCACAAGACGATCTTCCAGATGAAAGCGGACGATTTGTGAGAGACCGCGCCGCGCTCGTCGCTTTCGCGCAGGAAAGCATAGCGCGCGGTTCCAAATCCTTCCGTTTTGCCAGCCGTCTGTTCGACCGGACGACGCGTGAGCGGGTGTGGTTGCTCTATGCCTGGTGCCGCAAATGCGATGACATGGCCGACGGACAAGATCATGGCGGGGCGATGGCGGTCGTCGATGACCCGCTGGAGCGGCTTGCGATGATTCGCGACCTGACAGCCAAGGCATTGGAAGGCATACCGACTGGCGAGCCTGCATTTGATTGCTTGGGTATTGTCGCGCAGGAGTGCGGATTAACCGCAAAAATGGCCGAGGATGTGATTGAGGGCTTTGCGCTGGATGCCGCCGACTGGCACCCGCGGCGGGAAAATGATCTTTACCGCTATTGCTACCATGTCGCAGGCGCAGTCGGCGTCATGATGGCCGTGGTGATGGGCGTATCCCCGGACGAGGAAGCAACACTTGATCGCGCATGCGACCTCGGCCTTGCCTTCCAATTGGCCAATATTGCGCGCGATATTGCCGAGGATGATGCAGCGGGGCGGTGTTACCTGCCGGACGACTGGCTGGCGACACTGGATATCGGTCCCGGCGAGCATATGCGGCCACATAACCGGAAAAAGCTCGCTTTAATGGGCCGCTGGCTTGCCGATGAGGCAGAGCAATATGAGGCGTCGGCGCGCATCGGGGCCGTAGAGCTACCCTTTCGCGCGCGCTGGGCAGTATTGTCCGCGGCCGGCATCTATGGCGATATCGCCCGGCAAGTGCGCAGCGCAGGCGAACATGCGTGGGATCAGCGGATATATACCAGCCGCCCCGAGAAATTCCGCTGGGTCAAAACGGCATTCGCCGATGCTGTCGCCAACAACCCCCGTCCCATGGACCGAAGCGGCCTCTGGACCCGGCCAAGGGATTAGGTTCAGGGCGCCATATATTTGCGCGCCCGGTCCTCGAGCCGCTGAACCGCCGCTTCGTGAATTCCGGGTGCACAGCAGATCAGGCCAAAATCCCGTGGATCACGCTTGTTATAGGACAGCGGCAGGCCCAGCGCATCGGTCACCACCGCGCCAGCCTCTTGCGCTACCAGATGCGCTGCTGCCACGTCCCATTCATGGCCCCAGCGCAGCGTCGCGACCAGATCGGCGCGGTCGCACGCGACCATCGTCATGCGCATCGCGATGCTGTTGGGCTTGGTCACTGTCACCAGATCATGGTCGATCTTCGGCAACTCATCGGCAGGGACACGCGCGCCTGCAAATTCCTGCCGCACACTTCCGGTGAGGCGGTCGCCATTGCAAGTGACCCCTTCCCCATGCGCCGCGACCCATAATTTTTGCTGGGCAGGTGCTGCCATGATAGCGAAGTACGGCTGGCCGTCAGCGACAAGTGCGACCGAAACGCACCAACCATCGCGCCCCCCGACATAATCGCGCGTGCCGTCAATTGGGTCGACAAGCCACAGTAAACGCGATTCCAGACGCGCTGCGTCGTCCGCAGTTTCTTCCGACAGCCAAGCGGCCTCGGGCAGGATTCCGGTGAGGCGCTCTTTCAGCAGAGCATCTACCTCCATATCGATATCGCTGACCGGGCTGTCGTTGCTTTTTGACCAGACCCGCGTGTCGGGCGCTGCGCCGTCGCGCCAACTGGTCATCGCCAATGCAGCGGCCGCCTCGACCGCGGCAATCACCGCAGCACGGTCAACCAACTGCTCAGGCACTCGCGATCATCATTCCGTCAATACGCAATGTCGGCACATTGCTGCTGCGGATGAATTCGAGATCGTCAGCGGCGACCATAGCGGCGAACATATCTTTCAGGTTACCCGCGATCGTAAACTCGCTGACCGGCCCCGCAATCTCGCCATCTACAATCAGGAATCCTGCGGCGCCGCGGCTGTAATCGCCCGTGACCAGGTTGACGCCTTGTCCCACCAGTTCATGCACATAAACGCCATATTTGATGTCGCGGATCAGGTCGGCAACGCTGCCCGACCCGCCTTCCAAATGCAGGTTGGACGTGCTGACCCCGGGTGCGCCGCTGACGCCGCGGCTTGCATGGCCTGTCGGTTGCAGGCCCAACTGCCGTGCGGAGGCACTTTCCATGAGCCATCCGGTCAGCACCCCGTTTTCGATGATGGAGCGCCGTGCGGTCGGCAGTCCTTCGCCATCAAAACCACGGCTGGACAAGCCACGCGGGCGCAAGGGGTCGTCGATCACCGACAGGCTGCTGTCAAACAAAGCTGTGCCATTGGCGTCGAGCAGGAAGCTTGTCTTGCGCGCGATCGAGGAGCCCGAAATCGCACCCAGCAAATGGCCCACCAACGAGCTGCCGACGCGCGGATCGAACACAACGGGCATTGAACCGCTCTTTACCGATCCGGGGTTGACCCGCTTGACCGCGCGCTCGCCAGCCCTCCGTCCGATCGCTGCCGCGCTGTCGAGGTCGGCCAGATAACGTGCCGACCGCCAGTCATAGTCACGCTCCTTGGCATCCCCCTCGCCCGCGAGCACGCTTGCAGACAGGCCATAGCCGGTCGAGGATTTCACACCGGCGAAACCATGGCTCGTCGCCAAGGCGAAGATGGAGCGTGCGGCGCTTGCACCTGCGCCTTCGCTGTTGGTGACACCGGCAACGGCGCGTGCCGCATCTTCGCATTCCAGCGCCGCGGCGCGGAGCAAGGCCGGGTCGGGGTCTTGCCCGTCATCGACATCCAGATCGGGAACATCGCCTTTGAGCAAACGGTCTTGCGGGGCCAGCCCTGCATATTGATCCTCGGGCGCTTCCTTTGCCATGTCGATGGCACGGGACACCAGATTTGCCAAGATCGAGGGATTGAGGCTCGACGAAGAAATGGTTGCCGACCGCTGCCCGACGAAAACCCGCAGGCCGATTTCCTCACCTTCCGAACGCGCGACATCTTCGAGCGCGCCGAGGCGCACCTGCACCTCTGTGGACGCATCGCAGACATAGACGGCATCGGCGGCGTCGGCGCCTGCTTTAATAGCTTGGGAAACAAGATTCTCTGCGCGGTCGAGCGCTTCATGTGGCTTTAGCATAGTCCCCGCTTAGGCGCGGGGCGCAAGAGCGTCAATCAGGCGACGCCCGCAATTATGTGGCAAATGAGCGCAAACACTGCCGGTAAGGCAACCGCTGCGATCCAGAGCATGGCACGATCCGCATTGAAACGGCGATCCAGGCTACCATCACCATTGTCTGTGGCTTGAAGCGCTTGCCAGCGGCGTTCAAGATTGCGGCACGGCGCAATGACGAGTGCGACCAAAAGCACAAGCAGGAAATAGGGGAATATCGACGTACCGTCGCTTTCCATTCGCGGCGTCACCAAAAAGATCAGCGCCAATGTGTACACGACCAGTGCAAAGGCGACATGATCGGACATACGTTTCGAATAGCTTCTTTGCAGCCTGATGGTTGCGTGCTCGGCTCTTGCCATTGCAGCTCTCCCCTTATCTCTCCGGGAAGAAGACTGTCACCTTACAGGCCGCATTTCAAGCTTATTTACCAACTTTTAAGGGAGGCCCAAAATCTTGTGGTTTTGCAATGACAAGCGCCAGTTGGGATGCGCCATTACAAAGCTGGTGGCCGATTCCACATTCGCCTGATTCGCGGAACTATCCCCGCTATCCATCGGCTGGATCAGGAAGTTGGCAAAATTCCAGCCTGCCATTGCGTCGGTATCGCTGCCGGTTTGCGGCCAAACGAGCTTAAGTTCGTCCCCCCTGCGCTGGACCACATCGGACCCTGCTTTCGGGCTGATACAGACCCAGTCAATCCTGGGATGTGTTTCAATCGTGCCATTGCTCTCGATAGCGATGGTAAAGCCCCGCGCATGAAGCCCATCGACCAGCGCGTCGTCGACCTGCAACATGGGTTCACCGCCGGTGAGCACGACATAGCGGTCGGAATTTCCCTCACCCCATAGCTCTGCGACCTTGGTTGCAAGATCATCGGCCGAATAACGCCCGCCATTTTCGCCATCCATGCCGACAAAATCCGTATCGCAAAATTGGCAGATGGCGTGTGCGCGATCTTCTTCGCGGCCGGTCCACAAATTGCATCCGGTAAAGCGCAGGAATACGGCCCTGCGTCCGGCGTGTACGCCTTCGCCCTGAAGCGTCAGGAAAATCTCTTTGACCCCGTAGCTCATGCGTAGACGGTCGGATCGACCAGCCCCGCATCGGCAAAGCCCTTGGCGCGCAGGCGACAACTGTCGCACTTGCCACATGCCTTGTGATCGGGCGTCGGATCATAGCAGGACCAGCTCATACCCGCATCGAGCCCTAGCCGGGCCGCTTCGGTCGCAATTTGCGCCTTGCTCATGTGCAGCAGTGGCGTGTGGACGGTGAACGCATCCCCCTCCACCCCGGCCTTCGTCGCCAGATTGGCCATGGCTTCAAACGAACGGATAAATTCGGGGCGGCAATCCGGATAGCCCGAATAATCCAGCGCATTGACGCCAATCCACAGATCGCGCGCACCACGGGCCTCGGCAAGCCCCAGGCATAGCGACAGAAAAATGGTATTGCGGGCGGGCACATAGGTGACCGGAATGGCATCATCCTCGACACCGTCCTTGGGCACATCAATATCCGCAGTCAGGGCAGAGCCGCCAAAGCGGGTCAGATCCAGCGGCAGGATGATATGCTCGATCGCGCCGAGATGGGCAGCAATCCGGGTCGCCGATTCCAGTTCGACACGGTGCCGCTGGTTATAATCGATGGTCAGCGCCACCAGAGCATAGCCCGCCTCCCGCGCCAGCCCGGCGACGACCATAGAGTCGAGGCCACCGGACAAAAGGACGATGGCGGATTTGCTGTTATCGGTCATTGTGAAAGCATCTCTCAGTACAGAGAGGAAAATGGTGCACCCGGAGCGATTCGAACGCCCGACCCTCAGATTCGTAGTCTGATGCTCTATCCAGCTGAGCTACGGGTGCGTGGAGCGCCGCTATTAGGGAGGTCGCTGCCCATGTGCAACACCTAATTTCGCCTTAAAGCACCTTGCAGGTCGATTTCCGGCGAATGGCGTCAATGACAGGGAATTCCGCCGGATCAGCAAGCAATATCCGGATCAATGCGATCCCGCGATCATGCTCCAACCGGACCGGTTCATACCCCGCAGGCGCCTTTTGGCCTGCCTTGACCAATGCGAGCCGTGCCGCTTTGCCGCCTGTGTCACGATCGCTGCGAACGGCGGCAACGTCGGTGCGGGCGTCGAAGATGCTGACCGACCAATAATGGTCGGGCACCGGTTCGATATCGATCAGCACGGGCCCTTTCGCCAGATTGAAGACGCAGGTCGAATAGGACAGGTCCGGACTGGGCCGCACAATCGGCTGGTTGTCGGCGGTTGCCATATCACCAAAGGCAAAGCGGTTTTCAGGACCGCGTGCGCCAATTTTTTTCATGGCCGCGTTCATCAAGACATAGGGCGTCGCCAGCAAGGTGGCTTGATAAGCGCCGCCAGCCACCAAAGCACCCGCCACCAAAGGAAATAACCACCGCCGCATCATATGCACCCCAATCGCTTGATCGCTGGAAGCGATGCCTTTGCCGGATCACTTATTAGCGTGGCCGACGGATGGTAGAGCCGCAACGTCAGGTCAAAGGCCTTGACCCCGCCGGTGGGCAACCAAGACCCGCTTTGCGTGTCGGGCGCGACGGTGAAGGACCAGATGCCATCTTCCCCTTGCGTTGCCGCATGCGCCGGAATGGACCAGCGGTTGGCGCTATTTTTCACGAGCCAGCCTTCGCCTTCATAGAGCGTCACGCTCCACCAACGGCCATCCAGCTTTCCACCGCTGACCAAATAGGTGCAGCGCCCGTCGAGTGCCTTGCCATCGCTGTCGACTTTGGCGGTAAAATACATCGCCTCTTTCGCGGGCAGCGCAAGCAAACCCGACAATGCAACTTTGGCGCGTGTGAGTGCCGAGGCTTCTGCCGTTCCGAAACTTTTGCCGGTCGTCCACGGGCCGATGGCGACTGTGCCGTCGCCAAGCCCACCGCGCACCTGGTGCACAGCAAAGGCCGTACCTCCGATCAGACCAAGCGTCACGCAAATGGCAAAACGATGCCAGCTTTTCATGCCTCTCCCCCTTTTTGGAGGAGACTAAGCATGTCACCTACTTCTTGGCAAGTGCCGCCTGCGCCGCCGCCAGCCGCGCGATGGGCACGCGATAAGGCGAGGCGCTGACATAATCGAGGCCAACCTTTTCGCAAAAGGCAATGGATGCCGGATCGCCGCCATGTTCGCCGCAGATACCAAGCTTGATATCGGGACGGGTGGCCTTGCCCTTGGTGGCGGCTATTTCGATCAATTGCCCGACGCCTTCGACATCGAGGCTGACGAACGGATCGCGGGCATAAATGCCCTTGTCGACATAATGCGTCAGGAAGCGGGCCGCGTCGTCGCGGCTGACGCCCAAAGTCGTCTGGGTCAAATCATTGGTGCCGAAGCTGAAGAAGCTGCCGACTTCGGCGATTTCATCGGCCATGAGTGCGGCGCGCGGCAGTTCGATCATCGTGCCGACCAGATAGTCGATGCGCTTGCCTTGCTCGGCAAAAACCTCTTCCGCTGCCTTGTCCACGACGTCCTTCATCAATTCCAGTTCGCGCTTGGTACCAACCAGCGGGATCATGATTTCAGGCACTGGCGCAACTTCGAGCGAACAGGCTGCCTCGAAAATCGCACGCGCCTGCATTTCGTAGATTTCCGGATAAGTGACGCCCAACCGGCAACCGCGATGGCCCAGCATGGGGTTGAATTCATGCAATTCTGCCGCGCGCTGTTTGAGCACCTCAATACCTACACCTGCGGCCTCCGCAACTTCGGCGAATTCGCTTTCCTGATGTGGAAGGAATTCGTGCAAGGGGGGATCGAGCAAGCGAATGGTGACGGGAAGCCCGGCCATCACTTCGAAAATTGCGGTAAAGTCCTTGCGCTGCTCGGGCAGCAATTTGTCGAGCGCCACACGGCGGCCCTTTTCATCCTCAGCCAAAATCATCTGGCGCACGGCGGTGATGCGGCTGGCATCGAAGAACATATGCTCGGTCCGGCACAGGCCAATGCCCTCCGCGCCAAAATCCCGCGCTGTCTGCGCATCCAACGGCGTTTCGGCATTTGCGCGCACTTTCATGCGGCGGCCGGCATCGGCCCACACCATCAATGTGCCGAAATCACCCACCAGTTCCGGCTGCAGGGTCGGAACCTCGCCCGCCATCACTTCGCCGGTTGATCCGTCGAGCGTCAATATGTCGCCTTCGGTCAAGGTGCGGCCAGCGATGCGAAGGACGCGTCCTGCGGCATCAATTTGCAGGCTACCCGCGCCGGAAACACAGGGACGCCCCATGCCGCGCGCAACAACCGCCGCATGGCTGGTCATCCCGCCGCGTGCGGTCAGTATGCCCTTGGCGGCATGCATGCCGTGAATATCTTCAGGGCTGGTTTCGATGCGGACCAGAATGACCGCCTCGCCCATATCGTTGAAGCGTTCCGCCGTGTCGGCGTCGAACACGATCTTGCCCGATGCAGCGCCCGGGGACGCGGGCAGGCCCGACGTCAACACATCGCGCGGTGCGTTGGGATCCAGTGTCGGGTGCAGCAATTGGTCGAGCGCCATCGGATCGACCCGCAACACCGCCTCGTCCGTGCTAATCAAACCGGCTTCCGCCATATCCACTGCGATTTTGAGCGCGGCCTTTGCGGTGCGCTTGCCCGACCGGGTTTGCAGCATCCACAATTTCTCGCGCTCAACAGTGAACTCGATATCCTGCATATCGCGATAATGGTTTTCGAGGATTTCAAAGACCCGCGCCAGTTCGGCATAGACCGACGGCATCGCCTCTTCCATGGATAGCGGCTTGGCTCCGGCACGTTCGCGTGCGGCCTTGGTCAGATATTGCGGCGTGCGGATACCGGCCACGACATCCTCACCCTGCGCATTGATCAGATATTCGCCATAATAGGCATTCTCGCCCGTGGCGGGATCGCGGGTGAAGGCAACACCTGTGGCCGATGTTTCGCCCATATTGCCGAAGACCATGGCCTGCACATTGACCGCAGTGCCCCAGTCGCCGGGGATGTTATTGAGGCGGCGATAGACCTTGGCACGGTCCGATTCCCACGAACCAAAGACGGCGCCGACGGCACCCCAAAGCTGGTCATGCACATCTTGCGGAAAGGGCTTGCCCCATTCGGCCTCGACCAGTTTCTTATATGCGGCAACCAATGCCTTCAGATCATCGGCGGATAATTCGGTATCGAGATAATAGCCCTGATCTTCCTTCGCGACTTCCAAAGCCTCTTCAAAAGCACCATGGTCGAGTTCGAGAACGACATCGGCATACATTTGGATGAAGCGGCGATAGCTGTCCCATGCGAAGCGCGCATCGCCCGAAGAGGTGGCGAGACCTTCGACCGTAGCATCGTTCAGGCCAAGGTTGAGGACGGTGTCCATCATCCCGGGCATCGATACACGCGCACCGGAACGGACCGAAACAAGCAACGGGTTGGCAGGATCACCAAAGCTCTTGCCGGTTACCTGTTCAATATGCGCGATGCCGCCTGCGACTTCCGCACGGACGCTTTCCGGAAAGGTCTGGCCATTGGCATAATAGGCCGTGCACATTTCGGTCGTGATGGTGAAGCCAGGAGGGACCGGCAGGCCGATTGATGCCATGCCATCGAGATTGGCGCCCTTGCCCCCCAACAGGTTTTTGTTGCCACGAACGGTTTCGTCGCCGTCAGATACGCCCCCACCGAACCGAAACACATATTGGGTCATACTGCCTCCAAAACTTGTCTTCTATCTTGCCCGTGCCAAAACTGGGGCGTCTTGGCAAAGGCAATAAAGGGGGGGAATCTCTTCAAAAGGATAGTGGCCGACTAACCTTCTATTGTCGGGACATCGGCCATAGGGCGGACAGCGCCCGGGAAATGGGAGAGCGAACTGTTTGGAACATGGGTCATCATTCCCAACCCCGCCATTGAAACGCTACACATATTGGGCATGCCGAAGCCATCCCTCTATTCTGGCTAAAACTTTCGTGCGCCGTAGTGCAGTGCAGCACGATAGAGTCAAGTGCAGAAGGTGGTTACTTTGATGTTTTATTTGCAAAGAGCATGAAACGCGCGAGCGGACGTTTAAAGCTCAGAAGGTATAGAATGTGCAAAATGACAAAGGCGATCGCGAGATTAGCCAAGAGCTCATGCGCTTCTTCATAAGCTTCACCGGACTCATCTTCGCGCCCCGCGCCTTCACGTTCTTCGCTTTCCCCCGAAAAGGAAAAGGAACTGAGCGATGTGGGTTGTAGCGCGCGGCCATTATCCATGATCAACCCCGTCCCCGTCGCACCAATGACCGAAAGCGCTATCCCCGCCAGCAACGTCCGGCTGATCGCGGGATGTGTCATGAAACCTTTCAGATGCAAATCCTTGAACGAGGGGTAGAAGCGCTCAAGCCCCAATTGGGGGGCGCCACTTAACGCCCATATCAGGCGGAAAACGACAAGGGCCGCGACGCCATAGCCAAGCCATGCGTGGATCAGCCCCATCTCTGCCGAGAAATAGGCCGCCAAAACGGTGAGCGCGAGGAATGCATGAAAGATGCGGATGCGGTGTAACACGGCCATGGGAGGAGTTTCCTTTGGAGAGGTAACCCACCAGAGGCGCATTCGGGTATGCGGGCATTGATAAAGATCAACGCCCGCAAATATATATTTCGTTGGTTAGCCCTCGATTTTCGAGAAATCGGCGACCCGATGTACGGCGTCGCGGAACCGCGCAAGCAGTCCCAGACGGAAAGCCCGAACGGCGGGATCAGGATCGTTGACCATCACGCCTTCAAAAAAGGCGTCGATCGGCGCACGCAGGCTGGCCAAAGCCGTCATGGCGCCTTCGAAATCCTCGGCCTCGATCGCAGCGGCGGCTTTTGGCTCGGCGGCGTCGAGGGCGGTGAGCAACAACGCCTCTGCCTCTCCCAAACCGTCATGCTGAACTTGTTTCAGCATCCTAGTATCTTCGCCGTCCGCAGAATCAGACCCTGAAACAAGTTCAGGGTGACGGCTGTTTTTGTCATCGCCCGATTGCTTCAGGATATTGGCCGCACGCTTGTAACCGGCGAGAAGGTTCGCGCCTTCGTCCGTTGTCACGAAACCTTGCAGCGCTTTCACGCGCTTGACCATCAGGACATTGTCACCGCCGTGGGTGACCGAAACAACGGCATCAATCATGTCATGCCGGATTCCCGCTTCTCTTTGTTGGACTTTCAACCGGTCGATCAGGAAATTGGCGACGTCGATCCCGGCATTCGATCCACCGGAATGCGCCGCTGCCGTTATCAAATCGCGCATCGAGACACGAAGATTGTTGTCCAGAATGAGGGACAATATGCCGATAGCAGCACGCCGCAATGCAAACGGGTCTTTGGACCCTGTAGGCTTTTCATCAAATTGGAAAAACCCGACCAACGTATCCAGCTTATCCGCCAAACTGACCGCCACCGTCACGGGTGCCGTCGGCACATCATCTCCCTGCCCTACCGGCTTGTAATGGTCGCGCACAGCATCGGCGACAGCGTCGGTTTCGCCCTGTGCGCGGGCATAATAGCCGCCCATCAAGCCCTGCAATTCCGGAAACTCGCCGACCATGCCGGTCACAAGGTCTGCCTTGCACAAACGCGCTGAGCGTTCGGCTTCGTCGGCATTGGCGCCTATAACAATACCCTCTTCGGCCAACCAGCGCGCCAGCTTGGCGACGCGCTCGACCTTGTCGGCAACCGTCCCCAGTTTTTCGTGGAAGGTGATCTGCGCCAGTTTCTTGGCCTGTTCATCGAGCGGAACCTTCAGGTCCTGTTCCCAGAAGAACTTCGCGTCGCTCAACCGTGCGGCCAATACCTTTTCATTACCCGCAACAATCGCGGCCCCGCCATCGTTTGCGACGATGTTCACGGTGCAGACAAAGGCGTTGGCAAGTTTGCCGTCGCGGTCATGGCAGACAAAATATTTTTGGTTCACCCGCGCGGTGAGCTGGATGACCTCTTGCGGAACCTCCAGAAAGGCGGGATCGAACCGGCCGAGCATCGGCACCGGCCATTCGGTCAGTCCGGCATTTTCGGCAACCAGCCCTTCATCATCCACCAGCACAAGACCGGCGGCCTCAGCCGCGGCCTTTGCCCCATCGCGGATCAGCGTGCAGCGTTCGGAAAAGTGGACGATCACATGCGCCGCGCGCAACGCCTCGACATAGGCGTCGGCATTGGCAATTTCGATGGGGCCGCGCGAATGGAACCGGTGGCCCATGCTGTGGCGGCCGCTTTCGATGCCATCAATGACGCAGGGCACGATATCGTTACCCAGCAAGGCGATAATGCCCTGCAACGGACGAACCCAGCGCAGGCTCTCGGTCGAACTCGACGCCGCGCCCCAGCGTTGCGACTTGGGCCATGGGAATGCGCGGATGATTGCAGGTATGGCTTCGCCCAGCACATCGGCCGTGTTGCGGCCGGGCTTTTCAACGATGGCGAAATAAATGCCATCGCGCTCCACCAATTGGTCCTGTGTCAGGCCGGTTTTGCGCAAGAAACCTTCCATCGCCTGTGGCGGCGCGCCGACCTTTGGCCCCTTGGTTTCCTCGGAAACCGCCTCGGTCGCAAGCGGCAGACCTTTGGCAATCAGCGCCAGACGGCGGGGCGTGGCGAAGGTTTCGACCGATTGCGCGGCAAGACCCGCCTTGGAAAGCGCATCATTAAACAGGCGCGCCAGATCTTCCTTGGCCTTGGCCTGCATCCGCGCGGGAATTTCTTCGCTGAGAAGTTCGAGAAGGAAGTCGGCCATTATTCCGCCCATCCATTCTTTTCCATCCACGCCTGACAACTGCCTTTGGCGAGATCGCGGACACGGCCCATATAGGATGCGCGTTCCTGCACGGAAATAACGCCGCGTGCCTGCAGCAGGTTGAACAGATGGCTGGCCTCGATCGCCTGGTCATAGGCCGCGAGCGGGATGTTCGCCGCGATGCACCGCTGGCACTCCGCCTCGGCCTTGGCAAAGCCGTCGAACAGCGCGGCGGTGTCGGCGACCTCGAAATTATAGGTCGAAAATTCAACTTCATTCTTGTGAAAGACATCGCCGTAGGTGACGCCATGATTGTTGAACTTCAGGTCATAGACGCTGTCGACGCCCTGGATATACATGGCGAGACGTTCAAGGCCGTAGGTGAGTTCGCCCGCAACAGGCTTGCAATCAAAGCCGCCCATTTGCTGGAAATAGGTGAACTGCGTCACTTCCATGCCGTCGCACCAGACTTCCCAGCCCAGACCCCAGGCACCCAAAGTCGGGCTTTCCCAATCATCTTCGACAAAGCGGATATCGTGCTTCAACGGGTCAATACCGATGGCGTCGAGCGAGCCCAGATACAGCTCCTGCAGATTGGCGGGGCTCGGCTTCATGATGACCTGATATTGGTAATAATGCTGCAACCGGTTGGGGTTTTCGCCGTAACGCCCGTCGGTGGGGCGG from the Sphingorhabdus lacus genome contains:
- the ppdK gene encoding pyruvate, phosphate dikinase, with the translated sequence MTQYVFRFGGGVSDGDETVRGNKNLLGGKGANLDGMASIGLPVPPGFTITTEMCTAYYANGQTFPESVRAEVAGGIAHIEQVTGKSFGDPANPLLVSVRSGARVSMPGMMDTVLNLGLNDATVEGLATSSGDARFAWDSYRRFIQMYADVVLELDHGAFEEALEVAKEDQGYYLDTELSADDLKALVAAYKKLVEAEWGKPFPQDVHDQLWGAVGAVFGSWESDRAKVYRRLNNIPGDWGTAVNVQAMVFGNMGETSATGVAFTRDPATGENAYYGEYLINAQGEDVVAGIRTPQYLTKAARERAGAKPLSMEEAMPSVYAELARVFEILENHYRDMQDIEFTVEREKLWMLQTRSGKRTAKAALKIAVDMAEAGLISTDEAVLRVDPMALDQLLHPTLDPNAPRDVLTSGLPASPGAASGKIVFDADTAERFNDMGEAVILVRIETSPEDIHGMHAAKGILTARGGMTSHAAVVARGMGRPCVSGAGSLQIDAAGRVLRIAGRTLTEGDILTLDGSTGEVMAGEVPTLQPELVGDFGTLMVWADAGRRMKVRANAETPLDAQTARDFGAEGIGLCRTEHMFFDASRITAVRQMILAEDEKGRRVALDKLLPEQRKDFTAIFEVMAGLPVTIRLLDPPLHEFLPHQESEFAEVAEAAGVGIEVLKQRAAELHEFNPMLGHRGCRLGVTYPEIYEMQARAIFEAACSLEVAPVPEIMIPLVGTKRELELMKDVVDKAAEEVFAEQGKRIDYLVGTMIELPRAALMADEIAEVGSFFSFGTNDLTQTTLGVSRDDAARFLTHYVDKGIYARDPFVSLDVEGVGQLIEIAATKGKATRPDIKLGICGEHGGDPASIAFCEKVGLDYVSASPYRVPIARLAAAQAALAKK
- a CDS encoding cytochrome b/b6 domain-containing protein — protein: MAVLHRIRIFHAFLALTVLAAYFSAEMGLIHAWLGYGVAALVVFRLIWALSGAPQLGLERFYPSFKDLHLKGFMTHPAISRTLLAGIALSVIGATGTGLIMDNGRALQPTSLSSFSFSGESEEREGAGREDESGEAYEEAHELLANLAIAFVILHILYLLSFKRPLARFMLFANKTSK
- the glyS gene encoding glycine--tRNA ligase subunit beta; this translates as MADFLLELLSEEIPARMQAKAKEDLARLFNDALSKAGLAAQSVETFATPRRLALIAKGLPLATEAVSEETKGPKVGAPPQAMEGFLRKTGLTQDQLVERDGIYFAIVEKPGRNTADVLGEAIPAIIRAFPWPKSQRWGAASSSTESLRWVRPLQGIIALLGNDIVPCVIDGIESGRHSMGHRFHSRGPIEIANADAYVEALRAAHVIVHFSERCTLIRDGAKAAAEAAGLVLVDDEGLVAENAGLTEWPVPMLGRFDPAFLEVPQEVIQLTARVNQKYFVCHDRDGKLANAFVCTVNIVANDGGAAIVAGNEKVLAARLSDAKFFWEQDLKVPLDEQAKKLAQITFHEKLGTVADKVERVAKLARWLAEEGIVIGANADEAERSARLCKADLVTGMVGEFPELQGLMGGYYARAQGETDAVADAVRDHYKPVGQGDDVPTAPVTVAVSLADKLDTLVGFFQFDEKPTGSKDPFALRRAAIGILSLILDNNLRVSMRDLITAAAHSGGSNAGIDVANFLIDRLKVQQREAGIRHDMIDAVVSVTHGGDNVLMVKRVKALQGFVTTDEGANLLAGYKRAANILKQSGDDKNSRHPELVSGSDSADGEDTRMLKQVQHDGLGEAEALLLTALDAAEPKAAAAIEAEDFEGAMTALASLRAPIDAFFEGVMVNDPDPAVRAFRLGLLARFRDAVHRVADFSKIEG
- a CDS encoding glycine--tRNA ligase subunit alpha, with amino-acid sequence MSEVAPLSFQDLILTLHDYWGKQGCIILQPYDMRVGAGTFHPATTLRALGPDSWNAAYVQPSRRPTDGRYGENPNRLQHYYQYQVIMKPSPANLQELYLGSLDAIGIDPLKHDIRFVEDDWESPTLGAWGLGWEVWCDGMEVTQFTYFQQMGGFDCKPVAGELTYGLERLAMYIQGVDSVYDLKFNNHGVTYGDVFHKNEVEFSTYNFEVADTAALFDGFAKAEAECQRCIAANIPLAAYDQAIEASHLFNLLQARGVISVQERASYMGRVRDLAKGSCQAWMEKNGWAE